The region CCGCGAACCACTCGTCTACCGCCTCGCGGACGCGGCGGAGGACGCGCGGGTCGGTGCTGGGTCGGCCGACGCTCACCGCGTCCGCGCCGTAGTCGAGGTACTCGCGGACGCTCTCCCCGTCGCGCACCTCGTTGTTGGCGACGACGAACAGGTCGGGAGCGGCCTCGGTCACGTCGCGGACGACGGCCTCCGAGTCCATCGCGTCGACGTGTATCGCCTCGGCGCCCGCAGACGCCACCGACCGCGCCGTCTCCCCGAGGTCCACGCCCTCGACTTCGGCGCGGACTTTCACGCTCACCGTCGCCCCCGCCTCGGCCGCGGCGGCGACGTACTCGGCGAGTCTGTCGGTGTCTCGGAGAAGCGTCTCGCCGCACCCGACGGCGCAGAGTTCCGCCTGCCGGCAGTGGGCGTTGACTTCGAGAATCGCGTCCCGGTCCGCGCAGAGTCGCGCCGCCTCCCGAACGGGCGGGAGCGTCGCGCTTCGGACGTTGACCGCGGGTCGGACCGGTTCGTCCCCGAGTGCGTCGAGTTCGGCGGCGACGAACGAGAGGGGGTCCTCGGGGAGGAACTCCTCCCTGTCGCGTTCGACCAGTTTCCGCGCGGCGGCGCGGGACTTCTCGTCGAGTGCGACGCCGCCGAGGAACGCCGCGCCCGCGAACTCGGACCCGACGCGCGCCCACTCGGCGTCGGACTCGCCGCTCAGACTGGCGAGGGCGACGCGCGGTTCGAACACTACGACACCACCTCCAACGCCTCGCGGACGGCGCGGCAGACCCGCGCGGCGTCCTCGGGGCCGTCGATTCGCGTGTCGGTTCGGACGACCGGTCGGTCGAGTTCGGTGCCGTCGGCGTCGTCCAAGACGAACGCGTCCGCGAAGGGGTACGCCTCCGCGACGCCCGCGGTGGACGCCTCGTACCCGACGCCGCGCATCAACTCGGCGGCGGGGCCGGAGAACACGCGGTCCTCGACGAACGGCGAGACGGCGACGACGGGCGTCTCCGAAAGCGCCTCCTCGAACCCCTGAAGCGAACGCATCGGGCCGATGCTCGTGACGGGGTTCGACGGGCCGACGA is a window of Halopelagius longus DNA encoding:
- a CDS encoding tRNA-dihydrouridine synthase, whose protein sequence is MFEPRVALASLSGESDAEWARVGSEFAGAAFLGGVALDEKSRAAARKLVERDREEFLPEDPLSFVAAELDALGDEPVRPAVNVRSATLPPVREAARLCADRDAILEVNAHCRQAELCAVGCGETLLRDTDRLAEYVAAAAEAGATVSVKVRAEVEGVDLGETARSVASAGAEAIHVDAMDSEAVVRDVTEAAPDLFVVANNEVRDGESVREYLDYGADAVSVGRPSTDPRVLRRVREAVDEWFAESNAERPSADESNADGVAK